Proteins from one candidate division KSB1 bacterium genomic window:
- a CDS encoding glycoside hydrolase family 9 protein: protein MKQFSCILMLSVLLPALAAAGDLPDMPMRFDPANTMEYLWAQKPVLESRSLSGMESMDEWRHEGFGSLRLSRDQVNKGETSLLLTCPTKGKEPGDENGRPFGAARAVYPVDNQDWSDWNRISFQVYPDLPGFRTVVLSLVFHNDGEEKVPGPYDRNGLNYVLLENGKWNEVYWEIEHLGRDQVTAVELRYRLQGNEPGATDTAAYYFDEMNLEKVEPDHYEGWNVAPGQIAYSHVGYALDFPKTALVSDVDAKQFSLLNVKTGATVLEKRIDIRKTPLGRFQVLDFSEINAPGTYVLSAGTLQTRPFRIASFDDLYRSTIVKSINHFYCQRCGTEVPGIHNENHRDWTCTHGDSTIMINGGWHDAGDLSQGLTNTSEAVYAMLRLAETYPEPDLSQRLKQEAEWGLDWVLKTRFGNGYRCTWATMDFWTDGILGNVDDVSMRARHSSYDNFVAAKTEAMAGMALQDTDAFKADYALQCAREDWRFARQRHRYFNIDVAAAALNASLTLYEATGEEPYKDAAAEYADYILACQQSEPLSKGAQFKGFFYRDSTQQEILHYAHRGHEQESVMGLVRLLELFPESPNAENWESAVRMYAEYYKQISVYTDPYFMIPAGIYDLRTAEDKVEKEQIKNGVKLDPHYYLKRFPVWKTFRGNCGTSISQTKGLVRIGRYLNDRDLMVLGYHQLQWVLGRNPFNQSLMYGEGYRFASQYSAMSGDIVGGLPVGVQTHFNRDEPYWPTENCYNWKEIWVHPSSRWLWIMSDFYAE, encoded by the coding sequence ATGAAACAATTCAGTTGTATTTTAATGCTGTCCGTGCTTTTACCAGCGCTGGCCGCGGCCGGAGACCTGCCGGACATGCCTATGCGTTTTGATCCTGCGAATACCATGGAATATTTGTGGGCGCAAAAACCGGTGCTCGAGTCCCGGTCTTTATCCGGCATGGAAAGCATGGACGAATGGCGGCACGAGGGATTCGGGTCTCTCAGATTGTCAAGAGATCAGGTGAATAAGGGCGAAACCTCGCTGCTGTTGACTTGTCCCACTAAAGGTAAAGAGCCTGGTGATGAAAATGGCCGGCCGTTCGGCGCCGCCCGCGCCGTTTATCCGGTGGACAACCAGGACTGGAGCGACTGGAACCGCATCAGTTTTCAGGTATACCCGGATCTGCCCGGATTCCGTACGGTGGTGCTGAGTCTGGTGTTTCACAATGACGGCGAAGAAAAAGTGCCGGGACCCTATGACCGCAACGGTTTAAACTATGTGCTGCTGGAAAACGGCAAATGGAACGAGGTGTACTGGGAAATCGAGCATCTGGGCCGCGACCAGGTCACGGCCGTTGAACTGCGCTATCGGCTGCAGGGCAATGAGCCCGGCGCGACCGATACGGCGGCGTATTATTTTGACGAGATGAATCTGGAAAAAGTCGAGCCCGATCACTATGAAGGCTGGAATGTGGCGCCGGGACAGATCGCCTACAGCCATGTCGGCTATGCGCTTGATTTCCCGAAAACCGCGCTGGTATCGGATGTTGACGCAAAACAGTTCTCGCTGCTGAACGTGAAAACCGGCGCAACGGTGCTGGAAAAACGCATCGACATCCGGAAAACACCGCTGGGCCGGTTCCAGGTGCTGGATTTCAGTGAAATCAATGCGCCCGGAACCTATGTGCTCAGCGCCGGAACTCTGCAAACCCGGCCGTTCAGGATCGCTTCCTTTGATGACCTGTACCGCAGCACCATTGTCAAGAGCATCAATCATTTTTACTGTCAGCGCTGCGGCACCGAGGTGCCCGGTATTCACAACGAGAATCACCGCGACTGGACCTGTACGCACGGCGACAGCACGATTATGATCAATGGCGGCTGGCACGATGCCGGAGATTTGTCCCAGGGCCTGACCAATACCTCCGAGGCTGTCTATGCCATGCTCAGGCTGGCGGAAACGTATCCAGAGCCGGACTTGTCGCAGCGACTGAAACAGGAAGCGGAATGGGGACTGGACTGGGTATTGAAAACCCGCTTTGGAAACGGCTACCGCTGTACCTGGGCCACCATGGATTTCTGGACCGACGGTATTCTGGGTAATGTGGATGACGTGTCGATGCGCGCCCGCCATAGTTCCTATGACAATTTTGTCGCTGCCAAGACCGAAGCCATGGCCGGCATGGCGCTGCAGGACACGGATGCGTTCAAGGCGGATTACGCCCTGCAGTGCGCCCGCGAGGACTGGCGGTTTGCACGGCAGCGCCACCGCTATTTCAATATCGATGTGGCCGCAGCCGCCCTGAATGCGTCATTAACTCTTTATGAGGCGACCGGGGAAGAGCCGTATAAAGACGCGGCTGCAGAATACGCCGATTATATCCTGGCGTGTCAGCAGAGCGAACCGTTGTCAAAAGGCGCGCAATTCAAAGGTTTCTTTTATCGGGACTCCACACAGCAGGAGATTCTGCATTACGCGCACCGCGGACACGAACAGGAATCGGTAATGGGACTGGTGCGCCTGCTTGAACTGTTTCCGGAATCCCCGAACGCGGAAAACTGGGAGTCCGCTGTTCGCATGTACGCAGAGTATTACAAACAGATTTCCGTGTACACCGATCCGTATTTCATGATCCCGGCCGGGATCTATGACCTGCGCACCGCCGAAGATAAAGTCGAGAAAGAACAAATCAAAAACGGTGTCAAACTGGACCCGCATTATTATCTGAAACGGTTTCCGGTGTGGAAAACCTTTCGCGGCAATTGCGGGACGAGTATCTCCCAGACCAAAGGCCTGGTGCGGATCGGCCGATATCTGAACGATCGCGATCTGATGGTCCTGGGTTATCATCAGCTGCAGTGGGTGCTGGGACGCAATCCGTTCAATCAAAGCCTGATGTACGGCGAAGGCTATCGATTCGCCTCCCAGTACAGCGCCATGAGCGGCGATATCGTCGGCGGACTGCCCGTGGGTGTACAGACACATTTCAACCGCGATGAACCCTATTGGCCGACGGAAAACTGTTACAACTGGAAAGAAATTTGGGTGCACCCCTCCAGCCGCTGGCTGTGGATTATGAGTGATTTTTATGCCGAGTGA
- a CDS encoding DUF5050 domain-containing protein: protein MQTGGNRKLLGHGSLMTWQPNGNLILYIYNYIDIKLYGIKPDGTDVVILSENYAGHRSISPDGTKIAFSTELDSQMKIIVLNYPEFNNPKYCGPSGAIHPTFSPSGDKIAFSMKDYSKKSNDIYEISSDGSNLRQITNNSSDMGYVYPAWSPDEKKIIFLAISHNSPQIWNLYMINRNGTNLHKVIDDNSVTSCDWCE, encoded by the coding sequence ATGCAGACGGGGGGCAATCGAAAACTTTTGGGGCATGGGTCTTTGATGACATGGCAACCGAATGGAAATTTGATACTTTATATATATAATTACATTGATATTAAATTATACGGTATAAAACCAGATGGAACAGATGTAGTTATACTATCAGAAAATTATGCGGGACATCGCAGCATATCACCAGATGGTACCAAAATAGCTTTTTCAACAGAATTGGATTCTCAAATGAAAATTATTGTCTTAAATTATCCGGAATTCAATAATCCAAAGTATTGTGGCCCATCTGGAGCAATTCATCCGACATTTTCTCCCTCGGGCGATAAAATAGCCTTTTCTATGAAAGACTATTCTAAAAAATCAAACGATATATACGAAATAAGTAGTGATGGATCAAATCTGAGACAAATTACAAACAACTCATCTGATATGGGGTATGTTTATCCAGCATGGTCACCGGATGAGAAAAAAATTATTTTTTTAGCAATTAGTCATAATAGCCCACAGATATGGAACTTGTACATGATCAATCGAAACGGGACAAACTTGCATAAAGTAATCGATGACAATTCAGTAACATCTTGTGATTGGTGTGAATAA
- a CDS encoding T9SS type A sorting domain-containing protein, with protein MKPIFMICCAVYIVIQAHSLCAQGWSEPVKLGPPINDGRHTRSHPFLTRDDSMLYFTSYVGGTTDIFYCKRNGDKWGAVQSLPDYINTSASEHSPSLTADNRTLYFVRWTTYNSWDIFYSECKEGQWGRPQNIGPPINTPGMEFGCCISSGGDTLVFEGPHYWETVYPPDLMYSVKTDTGWSFPTLFFDYYDGNRSWESYPFISSDGKTIWFRADYHVDWGRDIIYSSWDGEKWSAPEPVGPPVNTEQAEMAPCLSSDGRELYFARIYDHGDSIRSEEIYRSIRLTNRVQYQPTQTQKIDRCRVYPNPFNSRVILQTMSGRFSNIIIYNITGKEVKRFTQPGGNENNTLVWNGTNNQGNPVPAGVYLCRITLSGGEMEWVKTILIK; from the coding sequence ATGAAACCGATTTTCATGATTTGTTGTGCGGTTTATATTGTGATTCAAGCCCATTCATTGTGCGCTCAGGGCTGGAGTGAACCTGTCAAACTGGGTCCCCCCATCAATGACGGCCGACATACACGCAGCCACCCGTTTCTTACGAGGGATGACTCGATGTTGTATTTCACGAGTTATGTTGGCGGTACCACGGACATTTTTTACTGTAAACGAAACGGAGATAAATGGGGAGCTGTACAATCCCTGCCGGATTATATCAACACCTCGGCGTCCGAGCATTCACCTTCTCTGACTGCGGACAATCGGACTCTGTACTTTGTACGCTGGACCACGTATAACAGTTGGGATATTTTTTACTCGGAGTGTAAAGAGGGGCAATGGGGCAGACCGCAGAATATCGGTCCGCCCATCAATACGCCGGGCATGGAGTTTGGCTGCTGTATTTCCAGCGGCGGGGATACTCTGGTTTTTGAAGGGCCGCATTACTGGGAAACCGTGTATCCCCCGGATCTCATGTATTCGGTCAAGACCGATACGGGCTGGTCATTTCCGACCTTATTTTTTGATTATTATGATGGAAATCGCTCTTGGGAAAGCTACCCTTTTATTTCGTCAGATGGAAAAACCATTTGGTTCAGAGCTGATTATCATGTTGACTGGGGGCGGGATATTATTTATTCCAGCTGGGATGGGGAAAAATGGAGCGCGCCGGAACCGGTCGGCCCCCCGGTCAATACGGAGCAGGCAGAAATGGCGCCCTGCCTCTCCTCTGACGGCCGGGAATTATATTTTGCGCGTATTTATGACCATGGGGATTCTATTCGATCCGAGGAGATATACCGATCAATCCGGCTGACCAATCGTGTGCAGTACCAGCCAACACAAACACAGAAGATAGATCGCTGCCGGGTTTACCCGAATCCGTTTAATTCCAGGGTGATTTTGCAGACAATGTCCGGGAGATTTTCAAACATCATTATTTATAATATAACAGGAAAGGAGGTCAAAAGATTTACTCAGCCGGGCGGGAACGAAAACAATACACTGGTCTGGAACGGAACAAATAATCAAGGAAATCCGGTACCCGCCGGAGTGTATCTTTGCCGTATAACACTGTCAGGCGGGGAAATGGAATGGGTTAAAACCATATTAATCAAATAG
- a CDS encoding T9SS type A sorting domain-containing protein: MNNYNKFLYLLRGLVVFTSSKKKAIIRYSFTFIFFVLCKTTYGQDYFPLEIGNRWIYERTDINGYDIYEITDTVSMNDKDYYCFYVRTIGSPWGEETHFEYYRKDSLNQVWIKSYTPQDEHIVYKLNVPQGAVWHYHFNDFTYKYTLMDTGVVIHTPAGLFEHCYYYNTLIEEIHTDFRDVLAPDVGLVRRISEGEGAILKGACVNGAMYGDTTITNVETVEEIPFVGELLNYPNPFNINTTIKFSLNIKIPQDIRLTIFDLTGKEVIKLFDNKQRAGNYSVVWDGKNKSGKEVSSGVYIYKLAVGKFLESRKLIVTK, translated from the coding sequence ATGAATAACTATAATAAATTTCTATATTTGCTCAGAGGATTAGTGGTATTTACGAGTTCAAAGAAAAAAGCTATCATCAGATATAGTTTCACTTTCATTTTTTTTGTTTTGTGTAAAACCACGTATGGTCAAGACTATTTTCCATTAGAAATCGGAAACCGTTGGATTTATGAACGTACAGATATTAATGGATACGATATATATGAAATTACAGATACAGTTAGTATGAATGATAAAGATTACTATTGCTTTTATGTACGAACAATTGGCTCTCCCTGGGGAGAGGAGACACATTTTGAATATTATCGTAAAGATTCTTTAAACCAGGTATGGATAAAAAGCTATACACCTCAAGATGAACACATTGTTTACAAGTTAAATGTTCCTCAAGGCGCTGTTTGGCATTATCATTTTAATGACTTTACATATAAATATACATTAATGGATACGGGTGTGGTCATACATACACCTGCAGGATTATTTGAACATTGTTATTATTATAATACTTTAATTGAAGAAATTCATACAGATTTCAGAGATGTTCTCGCCCCTGATGTTGGACTTGTTCGGCGTATATCAGAGGGAGAAGGAGCAATATTGAAAGGTGCCTGCGTCAATGGAGCGATGTATGGAGATACAACCATTACAAATGTGGAAACTGTCGAAGAAATTCCCTTTGTTGGTGAACTGTTAAATTATCCCAATCCCTTTAATATAAATACTACAATTAAATTTTCATTAAACATAAAAATCCCACAAGATATCCGATTAACAATTTTTGATCTCACAGGAAAGGAGGTTATTAAACTATTTGATAATAAACAGAGAGCGGGGAATTATTCTGTTGTATGGGATGGGAAAAACAAATCCGGAAAGGAGGTGAGTAGCGGTGTCTATATATATAAATTGGCTGTTGGAAAATTTTTAGAATCTCGTAAACTCATTGTAACAAAATAG
- a CDS encoding right-handed parallel beta-helix repeat-containing protein, with amino-acid sequence MADFITNYWSGALTSNTTWTSANSPYYIGGDITVESGVTLTLSSGVQVIFLEGDDQSGGASSSKCELIVNGTLDAQGTSANPVEFTCNTGYWYGIRFVNADNNSELSYCEISKADYGVYVESCSPEISYCYIHDNTNGINIYNSGSPLLLNNTISDNGTGVQCFYYGEPDFVQTGTSGLNLIKDNTGDNGIILGVYSDGRLGDAAQAGYNTVKNSTPYDVLLLHWSSADARSCYWGAYPPNASQFSVGSGCSLDRSSPLSSQPPGSGSPLSKSAAGQQYVDEFDPKHIDPDDPKSLWQYARYVRYHDQDPDQALDINQQIIKRFPSSVYARKALCQVFHISDKHNIPGMSSWFKTLRSKNLPLETRAVVHDLSVIRAIKDRDYKAAESLCRKALQDLTGSGYEPFTLYQLTQLYRCFLPDAQKADRYLNQLTQRYPEHRLTALARGDGEAYATNPELSKPVAQTITEASLHPAHPNPFNPATTISYQLPEAAHVTLKVYDLRGREIATLVDAEKDAGFREIRWNGRDALGQSAASGVYFYHLRTSSGYTKSCKMVLIK; translated from the coding sequence ATGGCAGATTTTATCACCAATTACTGGTCCGGCGCCCTGACCAGCAACACCACCTGGACATCCGCCAACAGTCCATATTATATCGGCGGAGATATCACAGTGGAATCCGGAGTGACATTAACCCTATCCTCAGGCGTTCAGGTCATCTTTTTAGAGGGTGATGATCAGTCCGGAGGCGCATCATCTTCCAAATGCGAACTCATTGTCAACGGCACGCTCGATGCCCAGGGCACTTCCGCTAACCCTGTTGAATTTACCTGTAACACGGGTTATTGGTACGGAATTCGGTTTGTCAACGCGGATAACAACAGTGAGTTGTCTTATTGTGAAATCAGCAAGGCGGATTATGGTGTTTATGTGGAATCCTGTTCACCTGAAATTTCATATTGTTACATCCATGACAACACCAATGGCATCAATATCTATAACAGCGGCTCTCCCTTGCTGCTCAACAATACCATCAGCGACAATGGCACCGGGGTGCAGTGTTTTTATTACGGTGAACCGGATTTTGTGCAAACCGGAACCAGCGGATTGAATCTGATCAAAGACAATACCGGCGATAACGGCATCATTTTGGGTGTATACAGCGACGGCAGACTCGGAGACGCTGCCCAGGCCGGGTACAATACGGTCAAAAACAGCACACCCTATGATGTTTTGTTGCTGCACTGGTCCTCTGCCGATGCCCGGAGTTGTTACTGGGGCGCATATCCGCCCAATGCTTCGCAGTTTAGTGTCGGCAGCGGCTGTTCTCTGGACCGGTCCTCTCCTCTTTCTTCTCAACCTCCGGGCAGCGGTTCTCCGCTTTCAAAAAGCGCAGCCGGTCAGCAATATGTGGATGAGTTTGACCCGAAACATATTGATCCGGACGATCCCAAATCTCTTTGGCAGTACGCCCGGTACGTGCGTTACCACGATCAGGACCCGGATCAGGCTCTGGACATCAACCAACAGATCATCAAGCGGTTTCCGTCGTCGGTTTATGCGCGCAAGGCGTTGTGCCAGGTGTTTCATATCTCGGACAAGCACAATATCCCGGGGATGTCATCCTGGTTCAAAACACTGCGTTCGAAAAATCTGCCGCTGGAGACGCGCGCCGTGGTTCACGATTTGTCTGTGATCCGGGCGATCAAGGATCGCGATTACAAAGCCGCGGAGAGTCTGTGTCGAAAGGCCTTGCAGGATCTTACGGGCAGCGGATACGAACCCTTCACGTTGTACCAGCTGACGCAGCTGTACCGGTGTTTTTTGCCGGACGCGCAAAAAGCCGACAGGTATCTGAATCAGCTCACACAGCGCTATCCGGAACACCGGTTGACGGCACTGGCGCGTGGCGACGGGGAAGCATATGCGACCAATCCGGAGTTGAGCAAACCGGTGGCTCAGACCATCACCGAGGCCAGTCTGCATCCGGCGCACCCGAACCCGTTCAATCCGGCCACTACGATCTCGTATCAACTGCCGGAAGCGGCGCACGTGACGCTCAAGGTCTATGACCTGCGCGGCCGCGAGATCGCGACGCTGGTGGACGCGGAAAAAGATGCCGGATTCAGGGAGATTCGCTGGAACGGCCGTGATGCGCTTGGGCAGTCTGCTGCCAGCGGTGTGTATTTCTATCATTTGAGAACATCGAGCGGCTACACGAAATCCTGCAAAATGGTATTGATCAAATGA
- the pgl gene encoding 6-phosphogluconolactonase yields MTDKMIAESKDQLGAQAADYITRVLKSALQQRGFANIALSGGSTPKVVYKHLQHTDALDWNAVRFFWSDERMVPLHDPDSNAGMALENLLHPLSVVPNTIFTPPTFLQPQAAAAQYELSLRRILPQQAPPAFDLILLGMGDDGHTASLFPGTKALNETRRWVAANYVKSKEAWRLTFTYPLLNQARHILFLVSGANKAEVLADVLENPDSRYPAAQVKPHSGNLIWFLDQDAATELR; encoded by the coding sequence ATGACTGACAAAATGATAGCGGAAAGCAAAGACCAACTGGGCGCTCAAGCTGCTGACTATATAACCCGGGTTCTCAAATCCGCCCTGCAGCAGCGCGGATTTGCCAACATCGCCCTGTCCGGCGGATCAACGCCCAAAGTGGTGTACAAACACCTCCAGCATACCGACGCGCTGGACTGGAACGCGGTGCGTTTTTTCTGGAGCGATGAGCGCATGGTGCCGCTGCATGACCCGGACAGCAATGCGGGCATGGCCCTGGAAAACCTGCTGCACCCGTTGTCGGTTGTGCCCAACACCATTTTTACACCGCCCACGTTTCTGCAGCCGCAGGCCGCCGCCGCACAGTATGAACTGAGCCTGCGCCGCATATTGCCGCAGCAGGCGCCGCCCGCCTTTGATTTGATCCTGCTGGGCATGGGGGATGACGGACATACCGCCTCTCTCTTCCCCGGCACCAAGGCTCTGAACGAAACCCGACGCTGGGTGGCGGCCAATTACGTGAAATCCAAAGAGGCCTGGCGATTGACCTTTACCTACCCCCTGCTGAATCAGGCCCGCCATATTCTGTTTCTGGTCAGCGGCGCCAACAAAGCGGAGGTACTCGCCGATGTGCTGGAAAATCCCGACAGCCGCTATCCGGCTGCACAGGTCAAACCGCATTCTGGAAACCTGATATGGTTTTTAGATCAGGATGCGGCGACAGAGTTGCGATAA
- a CDS encoding glucose-6-phosphate dehydrogenase assembly protein OpcA encodes MTSISHIPGYPVDLPHIEQELMKFWQQIASTESNHAVIRSTTLNLILLVQSNEQFKEAQNLVPHIIEHHPSRIILLYFDPDNKSEHIESTISAFCQPPRSGGRQICCEQIILYTGPESCGHIRGAVLPLLIPDLPSFLATLDSDLLQACEIKPLLQIPDRLILNLPRFVDQQKDLLPLLQLIREHTPHTAISDLLWAELTPWREAAAQCFDAPEAIEKLNHIKKIKIESYGKHRSIPALLFTAWLASRLQWPSVKKDPENSYVFQDIKVSHTLRSGKPDGALARVSFAFDQDKPEMYCEIERGEPGKLVIRDPLGEKTLDIDTEPGKLLCDELDFLHADSVFLESIEWFAKFGEFE; translated from the coding sequence ATGACGAGCATTTCTCACATACCCGGCTACCCGGTCGATTTGCCGCACATCGAACAGGAATTGATGAAATTCTGGCAGCAAATTGCCAGCACCGAGAGCAATCACGCGGTGATTCGATCCACCACTTTGAATCTGATTCTTTTGGTGCAATCCAACGAACAATTCAAAGAAGCACAGAACCTGGTGCCGCATATCATCGAACATCATCCCAGCCGGATTATCCTTTTGTATTTTGATCCGGATAATAAATCCGAACATATAGAGTCGACAATCTCTGCATTTTGTCAGCCGCCGCGTTCCGGCGGCCGGCAAATCTGCTGTGAACAGATCATTCTATACACCGGACCGGAAAGCTGCGGACATATCCGCGGCGCGGTACTGCCGCTGCTGATCCCAGACTTGCCGAGTTTTCTGGCAACCCTGGACAGCGATCTACTGCAGGCCTGTGAGATCAAGCCGCTGCTGCAGATCCCGGACCGGCTGATCCTTAATCTGCCCCGATTTGTAGATCAGCAAAAAGATCTTTTACCACTGCTTCAATTGATCCGGGAACACACCCCCCATACGGCGATCAGTGACCTGTTATGGGCGGAACTGACGCCCTGGCGCGAAGCGGCTGCTCAGTGTTTCGATGCACCGGAGGCCATTGAAAAATTGAACCATATAAAAAAAATAAAAATTGAAAGTTACGGCAAACACAGATCGATCCCGGCCCTGCTGTTCACCGCATGGCTTGCCTCGCGTCTTCAGTGGCCGTCTGTAAAAAAAGATCCTGAGAACAGTTATGTTTTTCAAGACATCAAGGTGTCGCATACGCTGCGTTCCGGAAAACCGGACGGGGCGCTTGCCCGGGTCTCCTTTGCATTTGATCAGGATAAACCGGAGATGTACTGCGAGATTGAACGCGGCGAGCCGGGAAAACTGGTAATTCGCGATCCGCTCGGTGAAAAGACACTGGATATTGACACAGAACCGGGAAAACTGCTCTGTGATGAACTGGATTTTCTACATGCCGATTCGGTTTTTCTTGAAAGCATCGAATGGTTTGCCAAATTCGGAGAGTTTGAATGA
- the zwf gene encoding glucose-6-phosphate dehydrogenase has product MKKNPLRDGMRMTRVPGPATLVIFGATGDLTRRKLIPSLYRLYKQNLFSPDLKIIAFARRPKSTAEYREELRQEMQKHLDESDWSDESVQNFLQRIHYFKAAFTTPGDMKDFSVYLDKNTDPVFSKNILFYLATPPSHYETIIKNLGRAGFASEEQGWRRVIIEKPFGHDLASAQTLDRVIRQVFHERQIYRIDHYLGKETVQNLLVFRFANGIFEPIWNRRYVDYVQITVAESIGMEGRGRFYQETGILRDIVQNHMLQLLCLVGMEPPASFDADAVRDEKVKVLRAVEIFSAEQVDEQVVRGQYTKGSLWGESVPGFKQEEDIPDESQTETFVAMRLRLNNWRWAGVPFYLRTGKRLPKRVTEIAIAFRQAPMQIFGKAASETSSNNILALNIQPDEGISLKFASKVPGHDRIIRPVAMDFRYGSSFGHKVPEAYERLLLDAVLGDSTLFTRADESETAWAIVTPLLQRWAQQQQDLPTYPAGAWGPKKSDTLLVQPHHKWRIL; this is encoded by the coding sequence ATGAAAAAAAATCCGTTGCGGGATGGAATGAGAATGACCCGAGTGCCGGGTCCGGCCACGCTGGTCATATTCGGCGCCACCGGTGATTTAACCCGGCGTAAGCTGATACCGTCACTTTATAGATTGTATAAACAAAATTTGTTTTCTCCGGACTTGAAAATCATTGCATTTGCCAGGCGGCCCAAATCAACCGCGGAATACCGGGAAGAACTGAGACAAGAGATGCAGAAACACCTGGATGAATCCGACTGGTCGGATGAAAGCGTGCAGAATTTTCTTCAACGCATCCACTATTTCAAAGCTGCATTTACAACCCCCGGGGATATGAAAGATTTTTCCGTCTATCTTGACAAAAATACAGATCCTGTCTTTTCAAAAAACATCCTCTTTTATCTGGCCACGCCTCCCTCGCATTATGAAACCATTATTAAAAATCTGGGCAGAGCCGGATTCGCCTCTGAAGAGCAGGGATGGCGGCGGGTGATCATTGAAAAGCCGTTCGGACACGATCTGGCCAGCGCCCAGACACTGGACCGGGTGATTCGACAGGTTTTCCATGAAAGACAGATCTACCGCATCGACCATTATCTGGGCAAAGAAACGGTTCAGAATCTGCTGGTGTTCCGGTTTGCCAACGGCATATTCGAACCCATCTGGAACCGCCGGTATGTCGATTATGTCCAGATCACCGTGGCCGAAAGTATCGGCATGGAGGGACGCGGCCGCTTTTACCAGGAAACCGGTATCCTGCGCGATATTGTACAGAACCACATGTTGCAGTTGTTGTGTCTGGTCGGTATGGAACCGCCGGCCTCATTTGACGCCGATGCGGTACGCGATGAAAAGGTCAAGGTACTGCGAGCTGTCGAGATTTTTTCAGCCGAACAAGTGGACGAACAAGTCGTGCGAGGCCAATACACCAAAGGCTCACTGTGGGGCGAATCCGTGCCCGGGTTTAAACAGGAGGAGGACATTCCGGATGAGTCGCAAACTGAAACCTTTGTCGCCATGCGGCTCAGGCTCAACAACTGGCGCTGGGCCGGGGTCCCGTTTTATCTGCGCACCGGCAAACGTCTGCCCAAGCGCGTTACCGAAATCGCCATTGCATTCAGACAGGCGCCCATGCAGATTTTCGGCAAAGCTGCATCCGAAACCAGTTCCAATAACATTTTAGCCCTGAACATCCAGCCGGATGAAGGCATTTCTCTGAAATTCGCCTCCAAAGTGCCGGGACATGACCGCATCATCCGGCCGGTGGCCATGGATTTCCGCTATGGGTCCAGCTTCGGACACAAAGTACCGGAAGCGTACGAGCGTCTGCTGCTGGATGCCGTATTGGGAGATTCCACCCTGTTCACTCGAGCCGATGAAAGCGAAACCGCCTGGGCCATTGTAACCCCCCTGCTGCAGCGCTGGGCGCAACAACAACAGGACCTGCCGACCTATCCGGCCGGCGCCTGGGGACCGAAAAAAAGCGATACACTGCTTGTCCAGCCGCATCACAAATGGAGGATTTTATGA